In the genome of Magnolia sinica isolate HGM2019 chromosome 2, MsV1, whole genome shotgun sequence, one region contains:
- the LOC131237433 gene encoding uncharacterized protein LOC131237433, translated as MIGKTALSEDFTFPAITDQNSLYHRRFSGPVSSLWYVPSTFSDQSKPSNECDFDFDRETHQRRSFSFLEGGTRAIDLPRELEFLYDGRSETEFDVEEEKMDMLWEDFNINDELRRACLDRKEANCSKGVFLDPSICPESNADRAEMAEFCCVKALKMSKSSRPGLFVMLKVLKKLFLLQNSQCPKRTSHHYHSRR; from the coding sequence ATGATCGGAAAAACAGCTCTCTCGGAGGATTTCACATTCCCTGCAATCACAGATCAAAATTCTCTCTACCACCGTCGATTCTCGGGTCCTGTCTCTTCCTTGTGGTACGTTCCTTCCACGTTTTCGGATCAATCAAAGCCGTCCAATGAATGTGATTTTGACTTCGATCGAGAGACCCATCAAAGACGAAGCTTCTCTTTCTTGGAAGGTGGAACGAGAGCCATTGATCTGCCGAGAGAGCTTGAATTCTTATACGACGGCCGTTCGGAAACAGAGTTCGACGTTGAAGAGGAGAAAATGGATATGCTGTGGGAGGATTTCAACATCAATGACGAGTTGCGTCGGGCTTGTTTGGATCGGAAAGAGGCCAATTGTTCAAAAGGGGTGTTCTTGGATCCATCAATCTGCCCAGAATCGAATGCGGATAGAGCGGAGATGGCGGAATTTTGCTGTGTGAAGGCATTGAAGATGTCGAAAAGCAGCAGACCAGGCTTGTTTGTGATGCTAAAGGTCTTGAAGAAGCTCTTCCTGCTTCAAAACTCTCAGTGTCCCAAGAGGACATCACACCACTACCATTCAAGACGATGA